GCCCGACTGGAAAAATTGATTAGTAATTTTAGTGAATTCTCTGAAGAAGAATGGCATTAATTTAACAGAATGGAATTAAAATATCCACGACCACCCAGAGTAGGCGGGAACTCTAAAGAGGGGCTAGTTTAAAAAAACGCGATTATAAGAAACAAATTCCAGCATTGCATATCCCGAATACAAATTCAATCCATTTGTTAATTCACTTGGGTGTTTCTAAAGCTTCTGATTGATCACGATTGAGATCTGATTCTCCCTTAAAAGGCTCATCAGAATTTGCAGCATCTTCTGTATTGTCGAGTAACTTGCGTCCCTCTCTGGCTGCATCTTCAACGAATTCTTCTCCTTTTTTGACTGCCTGTTCCGTATCTTTTTTGACTTCATTTTTATGGATCGTCATGGTTGCACTGTCATCCATCTCAGCAAACGAAATCCAACCACCTAATACCATGGCAGCAACCGCGACAATGATCAGAACGATAATGATTACGTTTTGCATCTGTTTTCTCCAGCAAATTGACCTGCGACTTGACAGGTATGATAAACCGGACCGACGACACTCTTTTGAATGTCGCCGGTCGGTCGTCTCAGCAGTTTCGAATCAAGCACTTTAGGCTTTATTCAAACACTTATTCTGTGGGAACTCTCTTACCCGTCAGCAGGCTGATTACCGCTAATACGAGGAAGATAAAGAAGCAGATCTTTGCTGCGCCATAGGCCATTCCGCCAACCAGACCAAACCCAAACAGACCTGCTACCAGAGCAATTACTAAAAACATTAATGCCCAACTCAACATGGTGATACCCTTTCAATTAGTGGGATTGTAAGTTCCTTTGAAACCGGGTTTTCAATTCCGATCCGGCTGGGAGTATTGAATTTCAACTTCACCAACCGACCAGGAATACCCTGGCTCACTCAATTTACATGTTTCAATTTCAATCACATTCCTGCGATGTTAGAGGACTTCGCAATCGCTGTGCCAAGTTAAAACCACAAGACAATAAATTGACATAAGGCTTTACAAGAAAACATGATAGAACTTTGCTAAATTCTGTACATGAATCGAGAACTCATGGTTTCAATGAGCATGATCGATTGCTGATCGCTCGCTGGGAAGCTTGCTTGCGCGTTAAGCGACCGTTTGCAGATCTGTTAAGAACTGGCTCCCCGGTCCAGAACTGTATGAGTAAATACAGGAATCACGGGGAGCATTTGAGCGGAAAATCTCGCTGCCTGCCGACAGAAGCGTTTTCAAAAACGGCTCAACCTGGAGCGCATCCATTAACGTCTCTCGATCTATGAGACTCAACCCAGAGATTCCTGAAGACGCTACATTAAACCCGAGCAGAGGCTAGACTGTGTCCAGTTTTACTGTAGCGTCTCCAGGGCCATTTAGACCGAGTATCATAGATTGTGAAACGCTATGGTTAAATGTGATGCGTTCTAGTCATCATCAATACTGACGGTTTTCTCAAGAGAGATGCCAAACTGGGCAATACGATCTCGAATCTTGCCGCGAGTGATGCCAAGAATTTCTGCGGCGCGAGTCTGATTACCGCCCGTTTCATTCAGAATTCGCGTCAACAGATAGCGTTCCATGGCTTCCAGTGTTTCGCTGTAAAGATCTGTTGATTGTTGCGCGAGTCGTTGATCTACAAACAAACGTAAATCAGCTAATGGTAAATCATCACCAACGACGTCAGTTTGGGGCTCTAACGAGGCAGTCTGCGTGCTGAATCGCCTGGACAATTCATCCGGTAAAAATGAAGGAACAATGATCGGAGAAGTACTCTTCAACAGAGACTGCCGAACCACACTTTGAAGTTCCCTGACATTTCCAGGCCAGGGATACTGAATCATCAACTCCAGAGCCTCTGAAGAGACCCCTTCTGTTTCTGTACGCCCCATTTCGAAACAGGCTTCATTCAGATAATGCTCGACCAGTAATGCGATGTCATCACCCCGTTGACGTAAAGGAGGCAGCGAAATCGTCATTCCATTGAGACGGTAGAACAGATCTTCTCGAAATGAACCAGCTTTAACCATCTCTTCCAGATTGCGGTTCGTGGCTGCGATAATGCGGACGTCGGTTTCGATCGTTTTATTACCACCGACCCGTTCAAATCTCTGTTCCTGCAGCAGACGTAATACCTTTCCCTGCGTCAGTTGTGACATATCTCCCACTTCATCGAGAAAGATTGTCCCGCCATTACATTGTTCGAATTTACCGATTCGCTGTCTGTCTGCACCTGTAAATGCCCCCTTTTCATAGCCAAACAGTTCACTTTCCAGGAGTGTTTCCGTGAGAGCGGCACAATTAACGGCCATGAAACTTTCTTTAGAGCGGGGACTGTGCTGATAGATTGCCCTGGCGACAAGTTCTTTACCAGTACCACTTTCTCCACGGATTAGAACGTTGACGTTTTCCGCAGCAACGCGTCCGATTGCCTT
The sequence above is a segment of the Gimesia algae genome. Coding sequences within it:
- a CDS encoding DUF1328 domain-containing protein, with amino-acid sequence MLSWALMFLVIALVAGLFGFGLVGGMAYGAAKICFFIFLVLAVISLLTGKRVPTE
- a CDS encoding sigma-54-dependent transcriptional regulator — encoded protein: MSQALVVDDDRTVREMVRRSLEKVNVDVTTAGTADEALEAIRASSPEVVLLDIMLPGVSGLDVFRDIHKLDRRLPVVFITSSSESNLAIEAMQLGAFDYLAKPLDLPKLNQLVHKAIETRRLMNIPVALPVGDTKSSKGDQFVGRSPQMLEVFKAIGRVAAENVNVLIRGESGTGKELVARAIYQHSPRSKESFMAVNCAALTETLLESELFGYEKGAFTGADRQRIGKFEQCNGGTIFLDEVGDMSQLTQGKVLRLLQEQRFERVGGNKTIETDVRIIAATNRNLEEMVKAGSFREDLFYRLNGMTISLPPLRQRGDDIALLVEHYLNEACFEMGRTETEGVSSEALELMIQYPWPGNVRELQSVVRQSLLKSTSPIIVPSFLPDELSRRFSTQTASLEPQTDVVGDDLPLADLRLFVDQRLAQQSTDLYSETLEAMERYLLTRILNETGGNQTRAAEILGITRGKIRDRIAQFGISLEKTVSIDDD